A genome region from Dictyoglomus sp. includes the following:
- the guaA gene encoding glutamine-hydrolyzing GMP synthase, translating into MFCVIDFGSQYTQLIARRLREINVYSLIFPPNVKREDLEKNKVEGIILSGGPQSVYDIDLDIDLEIFKMGVPILGICFGFQLLTKIFGGKVRKGEKGEFGLTKIRIVKRSLLLEGLEEEEIVWMSHQDVVEVLPEGFIPLAYTENNFIASAESQDFPFYALQFHPEVSHTKKGKEILKNFVFKICKAKENWNLDRFIEEKIEEIKERVGDKKVLLAVSGGIDSSTLAVFLQKAIGDKLTAIFVDHGLLRKGEKEEVEKALKNLGVNLVVLNCEDRFLDKLKGIKDPEEKRKIIGHEFINIFEEKAKELGPFHYLAQGTLYPDVIESAHSSTGKPSKIKSHHNVGGLPEKLNFEILEPFRYLFKDEVRVIAKKLGLPEFFIKRQPFPGPGLAVRIIGDVTRERLEILRSADFILQEELKKWKDYENIWQSFAVLIPIKTVGIKGDQRSYEYTIAIRIVESEDGMTAQWVKVPYEILEKVSTRITNEVSGVNRVVYDISNKPPATIEWE; encoded by the coding sequence ATGTTTTGTGTTATTGACTTTGGATCTCAATATACACAATTGATTGCAAGAAGGTTAAGGGAGATTAATGTATATTCCCTTATTTTTCCCCCAAATGTTAAAAGAGAGGATTTAGAAAAGAATAAAGTTGAGGGAATAATTCTATCAGGGGGACCTCAAAGTGTATATGACATAGATCTTGATATAGATTTGGAAATTTTTAAAATGGGAGTTCCAATTTTAGGAATTTGTTTTGGTTTTCAATTATTAACAAAAATTTTTGGGGGAAAGGTGAGGAAGGGAGAAAAGGGAGAATTTGGATTAACAAAAATAAGAATTGTAAAAAGGTCACTTCTTCTGGAAGGTTTAGAGGAAGAAGAAATTGTTTGGATGAGCCATCAAGATGTGGTCGAAGTTCTTCCTGAAGGATTTATTCCCTTAGCTTATACTGAAAATAATTTTATTGCATCTGCTGAATCTCAAGATTTCCCCTTTTATGCTTTACAATTTCACCCAGAAGTAAGTCATACAAAGAAGGGTAAAGAAATTTTGAAGAATTTTGTATTTAAGATCTGTAAAGCAAAAGAAAATTGGAATCTAGATAGGTTTATAGAGGAAAAAATAGAAGAAATAAAAGAAAGGGTAGGGGATAAAAAAGTTCTTTTAGCTGTAAGTGGAGGTATAGATTCATCTACATTAGCAGTATTTCTTCAAAAAGCTATAGGAGATAAGCTAACAGCAATCTTCGTAGATCATGGCCTATTAAGAAAGGGAGAAAAAGAGGAGGTAGAAAAAGCTCTTAAAAACTTAGGAGTTAATCTTGTTGTATTGAATTGTGAAGATAGATTTTTAGATAAATTGAAGGGAATAAAAGATCCAGAGGAAAAAAGAAAAATTATTGGACATGAATTTATAAATATCTTTGAAGAAAAAGCAAAAGAGTTAGGACCTTTTCATTATCTAGCTCAAGGTACTCTTTATCCTGATGTTATTGAAAGTGCCCACTCTTCTACAGGAAAACCTTCAAAAATAAAATCTCATCATAATGTGGGAGGACTTCCAGAGAAACTAAATTTTGAAATATTAGAGCCTTTTAGATATTTATTTAAAGATGAGGTAAGAGTAATTGCGAAAAAGTTAGGTCTTCCTGAGTTTTTTATTAAGAGACAACCCTTTCCAGGACCTGGATTAGCGGTAAGAATAATTGGAGATGTTACAAGGGAAAGATTAGAGATATTAAGATCTGCAGATTTTATTTTACAAGAAGAACTTAAGAAATGGAAAGATTACGAAAATATTTGGCAATCTTTTGCAGTACTTATTCCTATTAAAACGGTAGGAATAAAAGGAGATCAAAGATCTTATGAATATACTATTGCTATTAGAATTGTAGAAAGTGAAGATGGAATGACTGCTCAATGGGTAAAAGTTCCTTATGAAATCTTAGAAAAAGTTTCCACAAGAATTACTAATGAAGTTTCTGGTGTTAATAGAGTTGTTTATGATATTTCTAATAAGCCTCCAGCGACTATAGAATGGGAGTAG
- the gyrB gene encoding DNA topoisomerase (ATP-hydrolyzing) subunit B, with protein MVVKKDSYTAESIQILEGTEAVRKRPGMYIGDTGIRGLHHLVFELVDNSIDEVLSGFCNYILVILRKDGGVIVQDNGRGIPVEIHPQAKKSALEVVLTTLHAGGKFSNSIYKISGGLHGVGLSVVNALSSRLEVEVKRDGNIYYQVYERGKPKSDIKIIGKTSETGTKILFYPDSSIFETVKFDYDIIANRLRELAFLNKEVTIELIDESSSRKNIFHFEGGLLEFIEYLSKGKEVLHEPFYFKREENNLVLEVVFQYNTGYDELLLSYVNGIHTIEGGTHVSGFRTALTKVANNFARNWNLWKEEESLSGEDVREGLVVIINTKIPEPQFEGQTKTKLGNSEVRKFVETVTEEELTRFFSENPEKGKLILNKVIEAYRARQAARKARELVRRKGLLESTLLPGKLADCSEKDPRLCELFIVEGESAGGSAKQGRDRRYQAILPLKGKILNVEKAQHLSRILSSEEIKAIISSLGTGIGQDFDLSKLRYHKIIIMTDADVDGAHIRTLLLTFFYRHLRPLIEGGYVYIAQPPLYLLKKGKEERYAYSEEEKEQILKEWNYPDNVYIQRYKGLGEMDPEQLRETTMDPQKRVLLQVTIEDALEAERIFSVLMGNNVEERRAFIEERAKFVRNLDI; from the coding sequence CAGTTAGAAAAAGACCAGGTATGTATATAGGTGATACTGGAATTCGGGGCCTCCATCATTTGGTATTTGAATTAGTTGATAATAGTATTGATGAGGTATTGTCTGGGTTTTGTAATTATATATTAGTCATTTTAAGAAAAGATGGAGGAGTTATTGTCCAAGACAATGGAAGGGGAATTCCTGTAGAAATTCATCCTCAAGCAAAGAAATCTGCCTTAGAAGTTGTATTGACCACTTTACATGCGGGAGGTAAATTCTCTAATTCCATATATAAAATAAGTGGAGGACTTCATGGAGTTGGACTTTCTGTAGTAAATGCCTTGTCATCACGACTTGAAGTTGAAGTAAAAAGGGATGGTAATATTTATTATCAAGTTTATGAAAGAGGTAAGCCTAAAAGCGATATAAAAATAATTGGAAAAACTTCCGAAACAGGAACAAAAATTCTTTTTTATCCTGACTCCTCTATATTTGAGACTGTAAAATTTGATTATGATATTATAGCTAATAGACTAAGGGAACTTGCTTTTCTCAATAAAGAGGTAACTATTGAGCTAATAGATGAATCTTCAAGTAGAAAAAATATTTTCCATTTCGAAGGAGGATTATTAGAATTTATTGAATACCTTTCTAAAGGTAAGGAAGTTTTGCATGAACCATTTTATTTTAAAAGAGAAGAAAATAATTTAGTTTTAGAAGTTGTATTCCAATATAATACGGGATATGATGAACTTTTATTATCTTATGTTAATGGTATTCATACTATTGAGGGAGGAACTCATGTTTCAGGATTTAGAACTGCTTTGACAAAAGTTGCTAATAATTTTGCGAGAAATTGGAATTTGTGGAAGGAAGAAGAATCTTTATCTGGGGAAGATGTTAGAGAAGGATTAGTAGTAATAATAAATACAAAAATACCAGAACCTCAATTTGAAGGACAAACAAAAACAAAACTTGGAAATTCAGAAGTAAGAAAGTTTGTCGAAACTGTGACAGAAGAGGAGTTAACTAGATTTTTCTCTGAAAATCCAGAGAAAGGAAAATTAATTCTTAATAAAGTTATCGAAGCATATAGAGCAAGACAAGCGGCAAGAAAAGCAAGAGAATTAGTAAGAAGAAAAGGACTTTTAGAATCAACCCTTCTTCCTGGAAAATTGGCGGATTGTTCGGAAAAAGATCCAAGGCTTTGTGAGCTTTTTATAGTAGAGGGGGAATCTGCGGGTGGCTCCGCAAAGCAAGGAAGAGATAGAAGATATCAGGCTATTCTTCCATTAAAGGGAAAAATTTTAAATGTAGAAAAAGCTCAACATCTTTCGAGGATTCTTTCTAGTGAAGAAATAAAAGCAATAATTTCATCTCTTGGAACAGGTATTGGTCAAGATTTTGATCTATCAAAATTAAGATATCACAAAATTATAATTATGACTGATGCTGATGTAGATGGTGCCCATATAAGAACTCTTCTTTTAACCTTTTTTTATAGACATCTAAGACCTCTTATTGAGGGTGGATATGTATATATTGCTCAACCTCCGCTTTATCTTTTAAAGAAAGGGAAAGAAGAGAGATATGCATATAGTGAAGAAGAAAAAGAACAAATTTTAAAGGAATGGAATTATCCTGACAATGTATATATTCAAAGATATAAGGGTTTAGGAGAAATGGATCCTGAACAGTTAAGAGAGACAACGATGGATCCTCAAAAAAGAGTTCTATTACAAGTAACCATTGAGGATGCTTTAGAGGCGGAAAGAATATTTTCTGTATTGATGGGAAATAATGTAGAAGAAAGAAGAGCCTTCATTGAAGAAAGGGCAAAATTTGTCAGGAATTTAGATATTTAG